A window of the Trichoderma asperellum chromosome 4, complete sequence genome harbors these coding sequences:
- the CYN1 gene encoding Cyanate hydratase yields the protein MSGRLATYDTANEGRLPTYGKLLFEAKTAKAVTFEQLAQLTGRTEVAIAALFYGQTTATPEDVDKLSEALDIPREVLAQQLLGFPNRGQAGPMPPTEPLIYRLYEIVQNYGYAFKAVLNEKFGDGIMSGVNFTTKVEAEVDETGAKWAVITLRGKWLDFARF from the exons atgtCTGGTCGTCTGGCTACATATGAC ACTGCCAACGAGGGCCGTCTGCCCACGTACGGCAAGCTTCTTTTCGAGGCCAAGACAGCCAAGGCTGTAACCTTTGAGCAGCTTGCTCAGCTTACCGGCCGCACCGAGGTTGCAATTGCTGCGCTCTTCTATGGCCAGACAACCGCCACGCCCGAGGACGTTGACAAGCTTAGCGAAGCCCTCGATATTCCCCGCGAAGTCCtagcgcagcagctgctgggcttCCCCAACCGCGGCCAGGCTGGACCGATGCCACCCACAGAGCCCCTCATTTACCGTCTCTACGAGATTGTTCAGAACTACGGCTACGCCTTCAAGGCGGTCCTCAATGAGAAGTTCGGCGACGGTATTATGAGTGGAGTCAACTTCACTACCAAGGTTGAGGCAGAGGTTGATGAGACTGGTGCCAAGTGGGCCGTTATCACGCTAAGAGGCAAATG GCTTGACTTCGCTCGCTTCTAA
- a CDS encoding uncharacterized protein (EggNog:ENOG41~SECRETED:SignalP(1-19)), which translates to MIHFIRFLLLVLPAFSVVAQTSYCTFDQIRRKDVSGCICQGHKDDCDPVKGCDACGFEIKERRTHSKAPQCPVGCTAQDWNCRGCGIWYTTLCNSLQLCLKGSKCVSSNKISKNGPSSWILLPQDEPLITNTDLLPGILEMANNPGKYGDAFDFAQRNYDPDKQALALNSVRTRTMEQFHIHVCSKPTTQNPRVIKRLQAAKLNPTKELLPIPKLKPTDPNLWCKSVASGKGPVTDFVQSIHALFQKPKAVCKEIAGAAIVQDFNKNRWGCVTDSKDGPLPDFCSGYH; encoded by the coding sequence ATGATTCATTTCATCAGATTCCTCTTACTCGTCCTTCCTGCCTTCTCAGTCGTTGCACAGACCTCCTACTGTACCTTTGATCAAATTCGCCGCAAGGATGTATCTGGCTGCATCTGTCAAGGCCACAAAGATGATTGCGACCCAGTTAAAGGTTGCGACGCCTGTGGGTTtgaaataaaagagaggCGCACTCACAGCAAAGCCCCGCAATGTCCCGTCGGATGCACTGCCCAGGACTGGAACTGCAGAGGATGCGGCATATGGTATACCACCCTTTGCAACAGCCTTCAACTCTGCCTCAAGGGATCCAAGTGTGTATCCTCCAATAAGATTTCAAAAAACGGCCCTTCGAGCTGGATATTGTTGCCCCAAGATGAGCCTCTCATAACCAATACAGACCTGCTTCCCGGAATTCTAGAAATGGCCAACAACCCGGGGAAATATGGGGATGCCTTCGACTTTGCTCAGAGGAATTATGACCCTGACAAACAAGCTCTGGCGTTGAATTCTGTTCGCACGCGGACGATGGAGCAGTTTCATATCCATGTCTGCTCTAAACCTACTACCCAGAACCCCAGAGTTATCAAGAGATTGCAGGCGGCAAAACTTAATCCGACCAAGGAACTGCTGCCAATTCCGAAACTAAAACCAACTGACCCAAATCTCTGGTGTAAGAGCGTCGCCAGCGGCAAAGGCCCAGTCACAGACTTCGTGCAATCTATACATGCACTATTTCAAAAGCCTAAAGCAGTTTGCAAAGAAATCGCTGGCGCAGCCATTGTACaggattttaataaaaacagaTGGGGATGTGTTACCGACAGTAAAGACGGTCCATTGCCCGATTTCTGTTCTGGATACCATTAA
- a CDS encoding uncharacterized protein (EggNog:ENOG41), giving the protein MAVDTDSRAIGLPDDELIRKYVYGCHILHYYNVVDAYGHISVRLSESVFMMSRYMAPALVSSAQDMVLYDVESGEALKEDAPKGFSERYIHSEVYKAYPSVQAVVHSHSLEVIPFSISPTPLRACFHIAGFLGTGVPVWDAATVYKENPQVSNDMLVRSTEMGASLAKALGPADDEGLPKYPVALMRGHGFVATANSLEMAICKSIYTIHNARVQRSAATIAGGMEGVHFFSEREAHDTALTAMAGAAKPWPLWVAEVECHPLYKNNV; this is encoded by the exons ATGGCTGTAGACACGGACTCTAGGGCCATTGGCTTACCTGACGATGAGCTCATACGTAAATATGTTTATGGATGCCATATCTTGCACTACTACAACGTCGTGGACGCGTACGGCCACATTTCGGTTCGCCTCAGCGAGTCCGTGTTCATGATGTCACGGTATATGGCCCCGGCGCTCGTATCATCCGCACAGGACATGGTGTTATACGATGTTGAGAGCGGCGAAGCTCTCAAGGAAGACGCACCGAAAG GCTTCTCAGAACGATATATCCATTCAGAGGTATATAAGGCATATCCGAGCGTCCAAGCGGTCGTGCACTCGCATTCACTCGAAGTGatccccttctccatctcaccGACGCCTTTACGAGCTTGTTTCCACATCGCCGGCTTCCTAGGCACCGGCGTACCCGTATGGGATGCGGCAACGGTATACAAAGAGAACCCTCAAGTGAGTAACGACATGCTCGTTCGCAGCACGGAGATGGGCGCATCGCTGGCCAAAGCACTGGGCCCAGCCGATGACGAAGGGCTGCCCAAGTATCCAGTGGCGTTGATGCGTGGCCATGGCTTTGTTGCCACGGCCAACAGCCTGGAGATGGCCATCTGCAAGAGCATCTACACCATCCATAATGCACGTGTCCAGAGATCTGCGGCGACGATTGCGGGAGGCATGGAGGGGGTGCACTTCTTCAGCGAGCGAGAGGCCCATGACACGGCTCTAACAGCGATGGCGGGAGCAGCCAAGCCGTGGCCGCTGTGGGTGGCCGAGGTTGAGTGCCATCCGCTGTACAAGAACAATGTGTAG
- a CDS encoding uncharacterized protein (EggNog:ENOG41), translating to MAASLAAASFPTPSMSTSSGDTGRGSQVYTQPQPQPQPYAQPQPSSRHAEPPSSSSTREPQQKQKQQQQQQQQQQQRPAKRRRIGYACNLCRTKKNRCDGERPSCGPCKERRQECVYSPQRTKISVTQEYIENLRARNRLLEDHIAARQHGQIPQSPSHESTYSKESPPGIPRAAPYQASGDGLRSQQHDNPPSPTSTAEEQPERQRQYHQSGSEHRSDRPKSSHSALPGEYFGESSAFDFITKVTSPNTTDHTGGNAIAAATTPTAGVGGGPTAGKASASTGRIPKALAARRSIAEASGVGSESLAESSPSTVVFEELLGIGAGIGDGSGSSDLFELPQRSLADRLVASYFKHRHPLNPYLHEGTFRQRYARLWLSKDVGGEEAAPNNLAWLGLVNMVFAFGSEHAQTRHPYHGSPGSSASAKPDRARFFKRAKMLAFSSILQAKIELVQALLLMSHYLHGSLELNHCWTVIGLAIRTAQELGLYLDSTDFTNDIVEQEIRKRVWWGCFVIDRLVSIKVGRPPTIHDIPAIRVGLPLAVDDEFLNEASNYTQPSNIPSKIEFFNHIVTQCRLLAKVLDTLYDNTPSSSGSGGGSSSSSSAGRETRVRIKVDLPDLLAMSIQLDGELVVWQNLLPPHLRTDSDVPGWHFERQRSVLLMRFLHIRLLIHRQTLLYYILRRIPDPFQADLAHLCIRRCVMAAYDAIFQVHLLTQKNLLSSSWHNSHYVFTALSVLLVYQHLDPHSRSKVDIPQSSDIDDVIGHGLEHLQRVGGDIHPLASRYVRSFQQLQTRLQAIGTLSANAPLLAVRGRQQLSMREDGGSNFRQAHTASSATDSDQSSSVGHPAGSATGGSSSKGPVSMPDQNQDNNEVSYYGDAYQEQYNDRNVEYGDDGFMWAGFDDEFAVIQSALLDSSGWGSGFLDPWAQ from the exons ATGGCTGCATCACTTGCCGCTGCCTCGTTTCCCACCCCATCCATGTCCACCAGCTCCGGGGACACTGGACGAGGCTCGCAAGTATAcacgcagccgcagccgcagccacagCCATATGCCCAGCCACAGCCGTCTTCGCGCCACGCAGAGCCcccatcgtcttcttctactCGCGAgccgcagcagaagcagaagcaacagcagcaacaacaacagcagcagcagcaacggccGGCCAAACGTCGTCGTATTGGCTATGCCTGCAATCTCTGCCGGACGAAGAAGAACCGGTGCGATGGAGAGAGACCGTCCTGCGGGCCGTGTAAGGAGCGGCGTCAGGAGTGCGTCTATAGTCCCCAACGCACAAAGATTTCTGTGACACAAGA ATATATTGAGAATCTGAGAGCACGGAATCGTCTGCTGGAAGATCACATAGCTGCTCGTCAACACGGCCAAATTCCTCAGTCACC CAGCCATGAAAGCACATACTCGAAGGAATCACCTCCTGGGATACCTAGAGCGGCTCCATACCAAGCTTCTGGAGATGGTTTACGATCGCAGCAACACGATAATCCCCCTTCACCTACATCAACTGCGGAAGAACAACCAGAACGACAACGTCAGTACCACCAAAGCGGCAGCGAACATCGTTCTGACCGGCCAAAGAGTAGCCACTCTGCTTTGCCGGGAGAGTACTTTGGAGAATCCTCAGCTTTTGACTTTATCACAAAGGTGACCTCACCAAATACCACTGACCATACGGGTGGCAATGCCATAGCGGCTGCTACAACTCCTACAGCAGGCGTAGGCGGTGGCCCTACAGCCGGAAAAGCTTCAGCATCGACAGGAAGAATCCCAAAAGCTCTGGCTGCGAGAAGAAGCATCGCAGAGGCATCCGGAGTTGGTAGCGAGTCACTAGCAGAGTCGTCGCCTTCAACAGTCGTATTTGAGGAGCTCCTTGGTATTGGAGCGGGAATAGGGGACGGCAGCGGAAGCAGTGATTTGTTCGAATTGCCCCAGCGTTCACTAGCCGACCGCTTGGTAGCTTCGTACTTCAAACACCGACATCCACTGAACCCATATCTACACGAAGGCACATTTCGCCAACGGTATGCACGGCTATGGCTTAGCAAGGACGTCGGTGGTGAGGAGGCAGCACCTAACAATTTAGCTTGGCTAGGGCTGGTGAATATGGTGTTTGCATTTGGAAGTGAGCATGCCCAAACTCGTCATCCTTATCACGGAAGTCCAGGCAGTTCAGCATCAGCGAAACCAGACCGCGCCCGCTTCTTCAAACGGGCAAAGATGTTGGCATTCTCAAGCATCTTGCAAGCCAAGATTGAGCTCGTTCAAGCGTTATTGCTAATGAGCCATTACTTGCATGGCTCCTTGGAGCTCAACCACTGCTGGACGGTCATCGGGCTAGCTATTCGCACAGCACAGGAGCTGGGCCTTTATCTCGATTCAACTGATTTCACAAACGACATTGTCGAGCAGGAGATCCGTAAGCGTGTATGGTGGGGTTGCTTCGTCATTGACCGTCTCGTCAGCATCAAAGTTGGCCGTCCACCTACTATCCATGACATACCTGCCATCCGAGTCGGCCTTCCGCTTGCAGTAGACGACGAATTTCTCAATGAGGCGTCCAATTACACCCAGCCCAGCAATATCCCATCCAAGATTGAGTTCTTCAATCATATTGTGACTCAATGCCGCCTATTGGCCAAGGTACTTGATACTCTATACGACAACACGCCAagtagcagcggcagtggtggtggcagcagtaGCTCGTCGTCAGCAGGCCGTGAGACGAGAGTTCGCATCAAGGTTGACTTGCCAGACCTTTTGGCCATGTCGATCCAGCTAGATGGTGAGCTGGTCGTATGGCAGAATTTGCTGCCTCCGCACCTTCGCACCGATTCGGACGTGCCGGGCTGGCACTTTGAGCGGCAGCGAAGCGTCTTGCTTATGCG CTTTCTGCACATCCGACTCCTTATACACCGACAAACGCTGCTCTACTATATTTTACGCCGAATTCCCGACCCCTTCCAGGCTGATCTGGCACATTTGTGCATTAGGCGATGTGTCATGGCAGCATACGATGCTATTTTTCAAGTCCATCTCCTGACCCAAAAAAAtttactctcttcttcatggcATAACTCACACT ATGTGTTCACTGCTTTGAGCGTTTTGCTAGTTTATCAACACCTCGACCCTCACTCTCGCTCCAAAGTAGACATACCACAATCGTCGGATATCGACGACGTCATAGGCCACGGCCTGGAACACCTACAGCGAGTTGGTGGCGATATCCATCCTCTGGCCTCGCGCTATGTCCGCTCattccagcagctgcagacgCGGCTACAAGCGATTGGCACACTATCTGCTAATGCGCCGCTCTTGGCAGTGCGCGGTAGACAGCAGCTGTCGATGAGGGAGGATGGCGGATCCAATTTCCGCCAAGCTCATACAGCAAGCTCTGCTACTGATTCCGACCAGAGTAGCAGCGTAGGACATCCGGCCGGCTCAGCAACTGGCGGAAGTTCGAGCAAAGGGCCGGTAAGTATGCCTGATCAGAACCAGGATAACAATGAAGTAAGCTACTACGGAGATGCATATCAGGAACAATACAATGATCGCAATGTTGAatatggagatgatggttTTATGTGGGCCGGATTTGACGATGAATTTGCGGTCATACAAAGCGCTTTGTTAGATAGCAGCGGGTGGGGGTCTGGGTTTTTGGATCCTTGGGCGCAGTGA
- a CDS encoding uncharacterized protein (TransMembrane:1 (o14-33i)), producing MAIGSRPVASPETFSVAILGGGIGGLAMALSLATHVPSLRNITVYEQAPAYKEIGAGIGIGVNASRILKRYGVYDAANAISGDRNGIHRSLRRWDNGDEIVSVSAMDEETSNGGVRQLSVHRAEFLEVLYEHIKNTTCAKLETDKKAVEIVEDQKGGKAVIHFADGTHVAADLVIACDGIHSNVRRQLSKGNDLMPRYSGRVCYRGLLPMSAVEEDWPYDSFAVSWLGPSRHFLVFPISQNKTLNVVAFVSKSEAELGALKESWSSTAPRSEVEAEFSGWDETVQKVVRAMEPWPGKWKLNDRELLDQWVYLGGKVVLGGDAAHAMLPHQGSGAGHAIEDSFVMGQAIKAFFENPSLGLETYMKLYQETRLPRAQRAQLTSRQAGDVYEMQGPEFAGLVFEQRLQVIHDKFKDRMTWVWGHDLEADFNATRTRLGL from the exons ATGGCCATCGGAAGTAGACCGGTGGCATCGCCAGAAACCTTCTCAGTCGCCATTCTCGGCGGCGGAATCGGTGGCCTGGCCATGGCCCTGTCCCTAGCCACACATGTGCCTTCTCTCAGGAACATCACTGTCTACGAACAAGCACCAGCATACAAAGAAATCGGAGCTGGCATCGGCATCGGGGTCAATGCAAGCCGCATCCTCAAGCGCTATGGCGTATATGATGCTGCCAATGCCATCTCGGGCGACCGCAACGGCATCCACCGCAGCTTGAGGCGATGGGACAATGGCGATGAGATTGTGTCTGTCAGCGCCATGGACGAGGAGACGAGCAACGGCGGCGTGCGCCAGCTGAGCGTTCATCGTGCCGAGTTCCTCGAAGTTTTGTACGAGCACATCAAAAACACAACTTGCGCCAAGCTGGAGACGGACAAGAAAGCCGTTGAGATCGTCGAGGACCAGAAGGGCGGCAAGGCGGTCATCCATTTCGCAGACGGCACCCACGTCGCAGCCGACCTCGTCATTGCTTGCGATGGCATCCACTCCAACGTACGACGACAGTTATCCAAGGGCAACGACTTGATGCCTCGCTACTCAGGCCGCGTCTGTTACCGCGGCCTTCTTCCCATGTCGGCCGTGGAAGAAGACTGGCCATATGACTCCTTTGCAGTCTCGTGGCTCGGCCCCAGCAGACACTTCCTCGTTTTCCCCATCTCTCAGAACAAAACACTAAACGTCGTCGCCTTTGTGTCAAAATCCGAGGCCGAGCTTGGCGCTCTGAAAGAGAGTTGGTCAAGCACCGCACCTCGGTCAGAGGTGGAGGCTGAGTTTTCCGGCTGGGATGAGACCGTCCAGAAGGTGGTTCGTGCCATGGAGCCTTGGCCTGGCAAGTGGAAGCTCAACGACCGCGAGCTGCTCGACCAATGGGTCTACTTAGGAGGAAAGGTGGTGCTTGGCGGCGACGCTGCTCACGCTATGCTGCCTCACCAAG GCTCGGGTGCCGGCCACGCAATCGAAGACTCCTTCGTCATGGGCCAAGCCATCAAGGCCTTCTTCGAAAACCCTTCCCTCGGCCTAGAAACATACATGAAGCTCTACCAAGAAACAAGACTGCCACGCGCGCAGAGAGCTCAGCTGACATCCCGTCAAGCAGGCGACGTGTACGAGATGCAAGGCCCCGAGTTCGCCGGCTTGGTCTTTGAGCAGCGTTTGCAGGTTATCCATGACAAGTTCAAGGACCGGATGACCTGGGTTTGGGGTCATGATCTGGAGGCCGATTTCAATGCGACTAGGACTCGCCTTGGTCTATAG
- a CDS encoding uncharacterized protein (EggNog:ENOG41~TransMembrane:12 (i67-88o108-127i139-158o164-186i198-221o227-247i291-316o336-357i378-398o404-428i440-460o472-491i)), which yields MDPEAKTSGLIKPAVPNASHVEESSSPFETSSKDSKEPVSDLKLDAHGLPLVPQPSDHKDDPLNWPYWYKCFVLALLCLLAFVVQFGAGMVPAAFGPIALSYGVTHQAASYLTTTYTLFGGVTPLVVTPFVNLYGRRPAYLIFTAIAMGANIGSAYAPSYGTQILTRCIVGVGASVALAIGGATITDMFFQGERGKYIGFYALALTNGPHFGPIAGGFIAQNQGWRWIFKWNAIMFGIVLGCFLVLFPETLFSRTEFSTLENRTYWQRFAFHGKVINRKLRRSDFLHNFKMLKYVAVVVPCVYYMTANSYGSIVFVLTASSITERLYHFDTEQNGLLLGIPLTLGCLIGESCTGWISDWLINRYARRHDGYRKPEARLHLAPLCLFLPAGLIIHGVSVSNHAPWIALAVGMTVASIGVQAGTTLTYSYIADCYKPQAAEVSTIINLFRQTFAFTIGFYALPFGQSAGFDVAWGVFAIINFCAWCPLLLLIWKGQEIRQAQGVPKMHTDL from the exons ATGGACCCTGAAGCCAAGACTAGTGGCTTGATAAAGCCTGCGGTGCCCAATGCATCCCACGTGGAAGAGAGCTCGTCTCCATTCGAGACAAGCAGCAAGGATAGCAAGGAGCCTGTCTCGGACCTCAAGCTCGACGCCCATGGTTTGCCTCTGGTGCCGCAGCCCAGCGACCACAAGGATGATCCGTTG AATTGGCCGTATTGGTACAAGTGCTTTGTCCTTGCTCTGCTCTGTTTGCTGGCCTTCGTCGTGCAGT TCGGCGCTGGTATGGTTCCAGCTGCATTCGGCCCAATTGCTCTAAGCTATGGAGTCACGCATCAGGCGGCCAGCTATCTCACGACGACGTACACGCTTTTCGGAGGCGTGACGCCATTGGTGGTTACCCCCTTTGTCAACTTGTACGGCAGACGCCCAGCGTATCTG ATCTTCACTGCCATTGCCATGGGCGCCAACATTGGTTCGGCATATGCGCCATCGTACGGGACACAGATCCTCACCCGATGCATCGTCGGTGTCGGTGCTAGTGTTGCTTTGGCTATTGGTGGTGCCACG ATCACCGACATGTTCTTCCAGGGAGAGCGTGGCAAGTATATCGGTTTCTACGCACTTGCTCTTACCAACGGC CCACACTTTGGTCCCATCGCTGGTGGCTTCATTGCCCAGAACCAGGGATGGCGCTGGATCTTCAAGTGGAACGCCATCATGTTCGGCATCGTGCTAGGCTGCTTCCTGGTACTTTTCCCCGAGACGCTCTTCTCGCGAACCGAGTTCAGCACGCTCGAGAACCGCACCTACTGGCAGCGCTTCGCCTTCCACGGCAAGGTTATCAACCGCAAGCTTCGCCGGTCCGATTTCCTGCACAACTTCAAGATGCTCAAGTACGTGGCCGTGGTGGTGCCGTGCGTGTATTACATGACTGCAAACTCGTACGGctccatcgtcttcgtcttgacGGCCTCGAGCATCACCGAGAGGCTGTACCATTTCGACACTGAGCAGAACGGCCTGCTGCTTGGTATTCCGCTGActcttggctgcttgatTGGCGAGTCTTGCACGGGCTGGATCTCCGACTGGCTGATTAACCGATATGCTCGTCGTCACGATGGTTACCGCAAGCCCGAGGCGCGTCTGCACTTGGCCCCTCTCTGCCTGTTCTTGCCTGCCGGTCTCATTATCCACGGCGTGTCGGTCTCGAATCATGCCCCCTGGATTGCCCTGGCCGTCGGCATGACTGTGGCGTCCATCGGCGTTCAGGCTGGCACAACTCTTACCTATTCGTACATTGCCGATTGCTATAAGCCGCAAGCCGCAGAGGTCTCAACCATCATCAATTTGTTTCGCCAAACGTTTGCTTTTACTATTGGATTCTATGCGCTGCCGTTTGGCCAGAGCGCTGGTTTCGACGTTGCATGGGGTGTGTTTGCCATCATTAACTTTTGTGCATGGTGTCCGCTGCTTTTGTTGATCTGGAAGGGACAAGAGATTCGTCAGGCTCAGGGCGTGCCGAAGATGCACACCGATTTGTAG
- a CDS encoding uncharacterized protein (EggNog:ENOG41) has translation MSNVYYSTQSFINPQNALMAPLNVNFACALYDRMVPLASGEVPTPGLNVNFVEVQHPRDIFDRMVANKEFDVSELSASEYITRHVAGDRSFVAIPVFASRVFRHSFICVNTNLVKKPEDLNGKRIGVQLYHMTAAVYIRGILQHEYGVDLSTIEWVQGKMETPGSHGQPAVLSLLKPVNITNNTDPTKSLSDLLESGEVAATIGADIPACLNRVPHVQRLFPNFKDVESDYYKRTGIFPIMHLVAFRREFYEANKFVASALFNVLEESKEIARKRMESLGALRYMLPWLGRDLVEIQETFGGDCWPYCLEENRKTLEAVVQFLYEQNMIERTVPIEELFAPVRRINFRIG, from the coding sequence ATGAGCAACGTGTATTACAGCACCCAAAGCTTCATTAACCCTCAAAACGCACTCATGGCGCCTCTCAACGTCAATTTCGCCTGTGCGCTCTACGACCGCATGGTGCCGCTGGCCAGCGGCGAAGTGCCCACGCCCGGCCTCAACGTCAACTTTGTCGAGGTCCAGCACCCGCGCGACATCTTCGACCGCATGGTGGCCAACAAGGAGTTTGACGTCTCAGAGCTGTCGGCGTCCGAATACATCACCCGCCACGTCGCCGGCGACCGCAGCTTCGTCGCCATCCCCGTCTTTGCGTCGCGCGTCTTCCGCCACTCCTTCATCTGCGTCAACACAAACCTTGTCAAGAAGCCAGAGGACCTCAACGGCAAGCGCATCGGCGTGCAGCTGTACCACATGACTGCGGCGGTGTACATCCGCGGCATTCTGCAGCACGAGTACGGCGTTGACTTGTCGACGATTGAGTGGGTGCAGGGCAAGATGGAGACGCCTGGGTCGCACGGCCAGCCGGCggtgctgtcgctgctgaaGCCGGTGAATATCACGAACAATACAGATCCGACCAAGTCGCTGTCAGATCTATTAGAGTCGGGTGAAGTGGCTGCTACGATTGGCGCCGATATTCCTGCATGCCTGAACCGTGTTCCGCATGTGCAGAGGCTGTTCCCCAACTTCAAGGATGTCGAGAGCGACTACTACAAGCGCACGGGGATATTCCCCATTATGCACTTGGTTGCTTTCCGCCGTGAGTTCTACGAGGCAAACAAGTTTGTCGCCTCGGCGTTATTCAACGTGCTCGAAGAGAGCAAGGAGATTGCACGTAAGCGGATGGAGTCGCTTGGTGCGTTGAGATACATGCTGCCTTGGCTGGGGCGAGACTTGGTGGAAATCCAGGAGACGTTTGGCGGAGATTGTTGGCCGTATTGTCTGGAGGAGAACCGCAAGACGCtggaggcggtggtgcagTTTCTCTATGAGCAGAACATGATTGAGCGGACGGTGCCCATTGAGGAACTGTTTGCTCCTGTGAGACGAATCAATTTTCGGATTGGATAA
- a CDS encoding uncharacterized protein (EggNog:ENOG41), producing the protein MKRSCPSTAPALLHLFTPQPASQFCIIYTTPITMDAVTPATTTTSTTMLSVPSTTTGDASHPTRPTFNSQRTQDRLREGEGLYSMIFRTDSNLQRGRKSIFKETGLDDDSASEVTDISIRSPSITSPSSQELSPFPSHEAHPQPQPLTSWCV; encoded by the coding sequence ATGAAAAGAAGCTGTCCATCTACTGCACCTGCTCTCCTTCACCTATTCACACCACAGCCAGCATCGCAATTCTGCATCATCTACACAACTCCAATCACAATGGACGCCGTCACCCCAGCCactaccaccacctccaccaccatGCTCTCCGTGCCATCAACCACCACCGGCGATGCCTCACATCCAACCCGTCCCACCTTCAACTCCCAGAGAACCCAAGATCGCCTCCGTGAAGGCGAGGGTTTATACTCTATGATCTTCCGGACCGACAGCAACCTCCAGCGAGGCCGAAAATCCATTTTCAAAGAGACGGGCTTGGACGACGACAGCGCCAGCGAGGTCACTGACATCTCAATCCGATCGCCGTCTATCACATCTCCTTCGTCGCAGGAGCTGTCGCCGTTTCCATCTCACGAAGCCCATCCTCAACCTCAGCCTCTAACATCATGGTGCGTTTAG